In the Harmonia axyridis chromosome 3, icHarAxyr1.1, whole genome shotgun sequence genome, one interval contains:
- the LOC123675633 gene encoding sodium/nucleoside cotransporter 2, whose product MELNERKLTNIDSEKNGNAEKSTGALNVLKSPNYNSINSDSRIDLLNKDGEEEEERSQNFYERNSNSITKSVILLILLAYFIWATYHQVFILKINIDTTFCSGYGFLIVLYGLLAFGLSYNYLLGPSLMPHIYENLWTPLVNGCQNSKYSLSVFYIAFFGGFTTFLIIDTEDDRYRLVSLLGLAVFLLFGYVICPFKSQINWKTIINGMVLQFSLALLIIKFKPGEELFNCLGNKVTTFLGYAVEGAAFVYGDDLVYKQGVFAFKSLCTIYFLGFCINILYYYGWMQTFVSTLGKFFKFWLGTSICESVNSAANIFLGMTEAPLLLKPFLQRLTDSELHNIMTCGFATTSGTVLAAYISFGANAATLITASVMSAPSALVFSNLMYPETETPEITQENVHLTEMPYASVLDAAITGSSDAVKMVLGIIAGIIACLSFVYFLNGILAWMGSLVGYTSPEDEWSLTLFVGDMFVPIAFLMGVPWQDCKQVGELIALKTTVNEFVAFQRMGTMHLLPKSKTIATFAICGFANPGSVGIMISGLSALVPEKRPVITRLVFRAAAGGAVVCFMTACIAGLVIPTDIPPQIIT is encoded by the exons ATGGAattgaatgaaagaaaattaaCGAATATAGATTCTGAGAAAAATGGTAATGCTGAAAAATCCACTGGAGCATTGAAT gTCCTTAAATCACCAAACTACAATTCTATCAACTCCGATTCGAGAATAGACCTTCTCAACAAAGATggagaagaggaagaagaaaggTCACAAAATTTTTACGAGAGAAACAGTAATTCTATCACCAAATCTGTCATTCTACTGATACTTCTCGCTTATTTTATATGGGCAACTTATCatcaagtattcattttga aaataaatatagatacaaCGTTTTGCAGCGGATATGGTTTCTTGATCGTATTATACGGCTTACTAGCTTTTGGCTTGAGCTACAACTATCTTCTGGGTCCATCATTGATGCCACATATCTATGAAAACCTTTGGACTCCCCTTGTAAACGGTTGTCAAAACTCTAA GTACTCATTATCGGTGTTCTACATTGCATTTTTTGGCGGTTTTACAACCTTCCTAATAATCGACACTGAGGATGATAGATACAGACTGGTTTCTCTTTTGGGATTGGCAGTATTTCTTCTATTCGGATACGTAATATGTCCCTTCAAATCCCAA ATCAATTGGAAAACTATCATCAATGGCATGGTTCTACAGTTTTCATTAGCCTTGTTGATTATAAAGTTCAAACCAGGAGAAGAGTTATTCAATTGTTTAGGAAATAAAGTAACGACCTTTTTAGGTTACGCAGTAGAAGGTGCAGCATTTGTTTATGGTGATGATCTTGTATATAAACAAGGAGTATTTGCGTTCAAG AGTCTTTGCACCATATACTTCCTTGGattttgtataaatattttatactaCTACGGTTGGATGCAAACATTCGTTTCGACGCTgggaaaattcttcaaattctGGCTTGGAACTTCTATATGTGAAAGCGTGAACAGTGCTGCCAATATTTTCTTGGGCATG ACAGAGGCCCCTCTACTACTCAAACCATTCCTTCAACGTTTGACGGACTCAGAATTACACAATATTATGACATGTGGCTTTGCTACTACATCAG GTACTGTTCTTGCTGCTTATATTTCATTTGGAGCAAATGCTGCTACACTTATCACTGCCAGTGTAATGTCCGCGCCATCTGCACTTGTCTTTAGCAACTTGATGTATCCAGAAACAGAAACTCCGGAAATTACCCAGGAAAATGTCCATCTAACTGAAAT GCCTTATGCGTCAGTGTTAGATGCAGCCATCACGGGTTCTTCAGATGCTGTCAAAATGGTCCTTGGTATAATTGCAGGAATCATTGCATGTCTGTCCTTTGTATACTTCCTCAATGGAATACTGGCTTGGATGGGAAGTTTAGTTG GTTATACCAGTCCAGAGGACGAGTGGTCTCTCACCCTATTCGTAGGGGATATGTTTGTGCCTATTGCTTTTCTTATGGGAGTCCCCTGGCAAGATTGCAAACAAGTTGGAGAACTGATAGCTCTCAAGACAACTGTTAATGAATTCGTAGCCTTTCAGCGAATGGGAACGATGCATTTACTG cCAAAATCAAAAACCATAGCTACATTCGCTATCTGTGGTTTCGCTAATCCAGGATCCGTAGGAATAATGATCTCAGGGTTGAGTGCTTTGGTACCTGAAAAGAGACCTGTTATAACACGTCTGGTGTTTCGTGCTGCCGCAGGAGGAGCAGTAGTTTGTTTTATGACCGCTTGCATAGCAGGTTTGGTGATTCCCACGGATATCCCGCCACAGATTATTACATGA